From Streptomyces durmitorensis, a single genomic window includes:
- the ssd gene encoding septum site-determining protein Ssd has protein sequence MARVITRDGSASSDGRQGGPLIVTEDEDLLDDLLRLCAAAGARPEVRHGVPEGRGGWDAAPLVLVGDDAVDRVRGAGRRRGVVLVGRDQDDSGVWQRAVEIGADHVLVLPDGERWLVDRIADVAEGVGRPALTVGVIGGSGGAGASTLACALAVTAARAGRRTMLVDADPLGGGLDVLLGGEAADGLRWPAFAQSRGRVGGGALEESLPELHALRVLSWDRGDAVVIPPEAMRAVIAAARRRGGVVVVDLPRRVDEGVAEALAQVDLGLLVVPAELRAVAGARRVASAVGMVLRDLRVVVGSGGTGRAGGGGLDGLGGFDAEEVARLLGLPLVGELPREAGLPGAMAAGMPPGGAARGPLARFCTAFWERVPVDATGGGS, from the coding sequence GTGGCTCGAGTGATTACGCGTGACGGGTCGGCGTCGTCCGATGGACGGCAGGGCGGACCGCTGATCGTCACGGAAGATGAGGACCTGCTGGACGACCTGCTGCGGCTGTGCGCCGCCGCGGGGGCGCGGCCCGAGGTGCGGCACGGCGTGCCGGAGGGCAGAGGCGGCTGGGACGCGGCGCCGCTCGTCCTCGTCGGCGACGACGCGGTGGACCGGGTGCGGGGAGCCGGGCGCAGGCGCGGGGTCGTGCTGGTCGGGCGCGATCAGGACGACTCCGGGGTCTGGCAGCGCGCGGTGGAGATCGGCGCCGATCATGTGCTGGTCCTGCCCGACGGCGAACGATGGCTGGTGGACCGCATCGCCGATGTCGCCGAGGGCGTGGGGCGGCCCGCGCTCACGGTGGGAGTGATCGGCGGGAGCGGCGGGGCCGGTGCCTCGACGCTCGCGTGCGCGCTTGCCGTCACGGCGGCCCGCGCGGGACGGCGCACGATGCTGGTGGACGCCGACCCGCTGGGCGGCGGGCTCGACGTGCTGCTCGGAGGCGAGGCGGCCGACGGGCTCCGCTGGCCCGCCTTCGCCCAGTCCAGGGGCCGGGTCGGCGGGGGCGCGCTGGAGGAGTCGCTGCCCGAGCTGCATGCCCTGCGGGTCCTGAGCTGGGACCGGGGCGATGCGGTGGTCATCCCGCCCGAGGCCATGCGGGCGGTGATCGCCGCCGCCCGCAGGCGGGGCGGGGTGGTGGTCGTGGATCTGCCGCGCCGCGTGGACGAAGGAGTGGCCGAGGCGCTGGCCCAGGTGGATCTGGGGCTCCTGGTGGTGCCTGCGGAGCTGCGCGCGGTGGCGGGGGCCCGACGGGTCGCGTCGGCGGTGGGCATGGTGCTGCGGGATCTGCGGGTGGTGGTCGGCAGCGGCGGCACAGGCCGCGCCGGGGGCGGCGGACTCGACGGCCTCGGCGGCTTCGACGCGGAGGAGGTCGCGCGACTGCTCGGGCTGCCGCTCGTCGGTGAGCTGCCACGGGAGGCGGGTCTGCCGGGCGCGATGGCCGCGGGGATGCCGCCGGGCGGCGCCGCGCGGGGGCCACTCGCCCGGTTCTGCACGGCCTTCTGGGAGCGCGTTCCGGTCGATGCCACGGGAGGCGGCTCATGA
- a CDS encoding type II secretion system F family protein produces MSVVVHELGVAVWGAVAVLWLVSAVLAARRERAVRGRSEGVLGVVERPPGGVSRRWLRWRGVGPGWPAVAGAVSAGWVLVGGVPGFLVGLGAGYGVWRWWRGRDVRVAEFDTAEAARQLPLAADLLAACVAAGAGPVVAAQAVGDALKGPVGERLAQGAAEVRLGGEPADAWRRLGAIPGAGALARLLERAGESGAPAAEPVARLAAECRAERSRAATAAARRAGVLMTVPVGLCFLPAFIAVGVLPVVIGLAGGLLSGI; encoded by the coding sequence ATGAGCGTCGTTGTCCACGAGCTGGGGGTGGCCGTGTGGGGTGCGGTGGCCGTGCTGTGGCTGGTGTCCGCGGTCCTTGCGGCGCGGCGGGAGCGTGCGGTGCGGGGGCGCTCGGAGGGCGTGCTGGGGGTGGTGGAGCGGCCGCCGGGTGGTGTGTCGAGGCGGTGGTTGCGGTGGCGGGGCGTGGGGCCGGGGTGGCCTGCGGTGGCCGGGGCCGTGAGTGCCGGGTGGGTTCTGGTGGGCGGTGTTCCGGGGTTCCTGGTGGGGTTGGGTGCCGGGTACGGGGTGTGGCGCTGGTGGCGTGGGCGTGACGTCCGTGTCGCGGAGTTCGACACCGCGGAGGCGGCTCGGCAACTGCCTTTGGCGGCCGATCTGTTGGCGGCATGTGTCGCTGCGGGCGCGGGTCCTGTCGTGGCCGCCCAGGCTGTCGGTGACGCGCTGAAGGGGCCGGTCGGGGAGCGGCTCGCGCAGGGAGCCGCGGAGGTGCGGCTCGGGGGTGAACCAGCCGACGCGTGGCGGAGGTTGGGCGCGATACCGGGCGCGGGGGCGCTGGCCCGCCTGCTGGAGCGGGCGGGGGAGTCGGGGGCTCCGGCGGCGGAACCGGTGGCACGCCTCGCTGCAGAGTGCCGCGCGGAACGGAGCCGTGCGGCGACGGCTGCGGCGCGCAGGGCCGGCGTGCTGATGACAGTGCCGGTGGGGCTGTGCTTCTTGCCCGCGTTCATCGCGGTCGGGGTGCTGCCTGTGGTGATCGGCCTGGCGGGTGGGTTGCTGAGCGGCATCTGA
- a CDS encoding bifunctional SulP family inorganic anion transporter/carbonic anhydrase, whose amino-acid sequence MSACVPTHATDSAHASRDHEPHAPPPGKFRKFRKFRIAGADVSASIAVFLIALPLSLGIALATGAPLQAGLVAAAVGGLVVGWLGGSPLQVSGPAAGLTVVTADLIHQYGWRTTCAITVLAGIAQLGLGCLRVARSALAVSPAVVHGMLAGIGVTIAVAQLHIVLGGTPQSSVLDNLRALPAQLADAQPSALSISALTLAVLLLWPRIPGRTGRVLRVVPAPLVSVAAATAVAVFAGLSVAKVDLPSWSSHALAGLPEGPVLGLIAAVLTTTLVCSVQSLLGAVAVDKLVSGRRDVLPGGGRSDLNRELLGQGAANAVSGVLGGLPVAGVAVRSVANVRAGAVSRNSTMMHGVWVVVAALLLVPLLELIPLAALAALVMAVGIQMVSLNHIRTITRHREILVYATTTLGVVFLGVLEGVAIGVAVAVAVALHRLARTRITHIEEDGVHHVRVRGQLTFLAVPRLSRALHLAPQGAAIIVELDGSFMDHAAYEALQCWQDAHTAQGGTVEVTGRAGTRIAEPASASHSCCRPWTAWRNHHCDRPQETPQGEERPSGYQLASGISAFQRNTAPHVRGELARLAREGQQPSQLFLTCADSRLVTSMITSSGPGDLFVVRNVGNLVPLPGAESGDDSVAAAIEYAVDVLQVRSITVCGHSGCGAMQALLNTPPGGAQTPLKRWLRHGTPSLERMAAHQKEGWARLAGRAPADAVEQLCLTNVVQQLEHLRGHESVARRMAEGSLELHGMYFHVGEAQAYLLTESQDDVFDQVTPSPHEGSPREEPPARVKV is encoded by the coding sequence ATGTCTGCCTGCGTCCCCACCCATGCCACCGACTCGGCCCACGCCTCACGCGACCACGAGCCCCACGCGCCGCCGCCCGGCAAGTTCCGCAAGTTCCGTAAGTTCCGCATCGCCGGCGCCGACGTCTCCGCGTCGATCGCCGTCTTCCTGATCGCCCTGCCGCTGTCCCTCGGCATCGCGCTCGCCACCGGGGCGCCGCTCCAGGCGGGCCTCGTCGCCGCCGCCGTCGGCGGCCTGGTCGTCGGATGGCTCGGCGGATCGCCGCTGCAGGTCAGCGGCCCCGCCGCGGGTCTCACGGTCGTCACCGCCGACCTCATCCACCAGTACGGCTGGCGGACCACCTGCGCCATCACCGTCCTCGCCGGAATCGCCCAACTCGGCCTCGGCTGCCTGCGCGTGGCCCGCTCGGCGCTCGCCGTCAGCCCCGCCGTCGTGCACGGCATGCTGGCCGGCATCGGCGTCACCATCGCCGTCGCCCAGCTGCACATCGTGCTCGGCGGCACCCCGCAGAGCTCCGTGCTCGACAACCTCCGCGCGCTGCCCGCCCAGTTGGCCGACGCGCAGCCGTCCGCGCTGTCGATCAGCGCGCTGACGCTCGCGGTGCTGCTGCTCTGGCCGCGGATCCCCGGCCGTACGGGCAGAGTCCTGCGCGTCGTGCCCGCGCCGCTCGTCTCCGTGGCCGCCGCGACGGCTGTCGCCGTGTTCGCCGGGCTGAGCGTGGCCAAGGTCGACCTGCCGTCATGGAGCAGTCACGCGCTGGCGGGCCTGCCCGAAGGGCCCGTGCTCGGGCTCATCGCCGCCGTCCTCACGACCACGCTCGTCTGCAGCGTGCAGTCACTGCTCGGCGCCGTCGCCGTGGACAAGCTCGTCTCCGGGCGGCGCGACGTGCTCCCCGGCGGCGGCCGCTCCGACCTCAACCGCGAACTGCTCGGCCAGGGCGCCGCCAACGCCGTCTCCGGAGTGCTCGGCGGGCTCCCCGTCGCCGGGGTCGCGGTGCGCAGCGTGGCCAACGTACGAGCCGGTGCCGTCAGCCGGAACTCCACGATGATGCACGGCGTTTGGGTAGTAGTGGCCGCCCTGCTGTTGGTCCCGCTCCTTGAGCTGATCCCGCTCGCCGCGCTCGCCGCCCTCGTGATGGCGGTCGGCATCCAGATGGTGAGCCTGAACCACATCCGCACCATCACCCGCCACCGCGAGATCCTCGTGTACGCCACGACGACGCTCGGCGTGGTCTTCCTCGGCGTGCTCGAAGGCGTGGCCATCGGTGTCGCCGTCGCCGTGGCCGTCGCGCTGCACCGCCTCGCCCGCACCCGCATCACGCACATCGAGGAGGACGGGGTCCACCACGTCCGTGTGCGCGGTCAGTTGACCTTCCTCGCCGTGCCGCGCCTCAGCAGGGCGCTGCACCTCGCCCCCCAAGGGGCCGCCATCATCGTCGAGTTGGACGGATCTTTCATGGATCACGCGGCGTACGAAGCGCTGCAGTGCTGGCAGGACGCGCACACCGCACAGGGCGGCACCGTCGAGGTGACCGGACGCGCGGGGACGCGGATCGCCGAGCCCGCGAGCGCATCACACTCGTGCTGCAGGCCCTGGACGGCCTGGCGCAACCACCACTGCGACCGCCCGCAGGAGACCCCGCAGGGCGAGGAGCGGCCCAGCGGGTATCAACTGGCAAGCGGCATCAGCGCGTTCCAGCGCAACACGGCCCCCCATGTACGGGGCGAGCTCGCCCGGCTCGCGCGTGAGGGGCAGCAGCCCTCGCAGCTCTTCCTGACCTGCGCCGACTCCCGGCTCGTCACCTCGATGATCACGTCGAGCGGCCCCGGCGACCTCTTCGTCGTACGCAATGTCGGCAATCTGGTCCCGCTGCCGGGCGCCGAGAGCGGGGACGACTCGGTGGCCGCCGCGATCGAGTACGCGGTGGACGTCCTGCAGGTGCGGTCCATCACCGTGTGCGGGCACTCCGGGTGCGGGGCGATGCAGGCCCTGCTCAACACCCCGCCCGGGGGCGCCCAGACGCCCCTGAAGCGGTGGCTGCGGCACGGGACGCCGAGCCTGGAGCGGATGGCCGCGCACCAGAAGGAGGGGTGGGCGCGGCTCGCCGGTCGGGCACCCGCCGACGCGGTCGAGCAGCTCTGCCTGACGAACGTGGTCCAGCAGCTGGAGCACCTGCGCGGGCACGAGTCCGTGGCGCGGCGGATGGCCGAGGGCTCCCTCGAACTGCATGGCATGTACTTCCATGTCGGCGAGGCGCAGGCCTATCTCCTGACCGAGAGTCAGGACGACGTATTCGACCAGGTGACACCGTCACCGCACGAAGGATCACCGCGCGAGGAGCCCCCCGCCCGAGTAAAGGTCTAA
- a CDS encoding TadE family type IV pilus minor pilin, with translation MSSSERARGGRGRHGDQGFVTAEAAVVLPTLVLFTMALVWVLLAASAQIQCVDAARAGARAMARQDPESAAVAAARQAAPRGASVAVRRDGDLVRVEVAADSPGPGALGLGLRVRSEAVALAEETVGVGA, from the coding sequence ATGTCCAGTTCTGAGCGGGCGCGTGGCGGCCGGGGCCGCCACGGGGACCAGGGGTTCGTGACGGCTGAGGCGGCCGTGGTGCTGCCCACGCTCGTGCTGTTCACGATGGCGTTGGTCTGGGTGTTGCTGGCCGCGTCCGCGCAGATCCAGTGCGTGGACGCGGCGCGGGCCGGGGCGCGTGCGATGGCCCGGCAGGACCCCGAGAGCGCGGCCGTGGCGGCGGCTCGGCAGGCGGCGCCGCGTGGTGCGTCGGTGGCCGTGCGGCGGGACGGAGACCTGGTGCGGGTGGAGGTCGCGGCGGACTCGCCGGGGCCCGGAGCACTTGGGCTCGGGCTGCGGGTGCGGTCGGAGGCGGTGGCGTTGGCTGAGGAGACGGTGGGGGTGGGCGCGTGA
- a CDS encoding HAD family hydrolase: MLGLVENHSLPRTAAFFDLDKTVIAKSSTLTFSKSFYQGGLINRRAVLRTAYAQFVFLAGGADHDQMERMREYLSALCRGWNVQQVKEIVAETLHDLIDPIIYDEAASLIEEHHTAGRDVVIVSTSGAEVVEPIGELLGADRVVATRMVVGDDGCFTGEVEYYAYGPTKAVAIKELAESEGYDLDRCYAYSDSATDLPMLESVGHPHAVNPDRALRREALARGWPILDFHRPVPLKERRQKPSRPALVAVAAVGAAAATAGLVWFVSRRRTSRARFTLV, from the coding sequence ATGCTCGGGCTCGTGGAAAACCACTCCTTGCCTCGCACAGCTGCCTTCTTTGACCTGGACAAGACGGTCATTGCGAAGTCGAGCACTCTCACGTTCAGCAAGTCGTTCTACCAAGGCGGCCTGATCAACCGCAGAGCGGTACTGCGAACTGCATATGCACAGTTCGTCTTCCTCGCGGGCGGAGCCGATCACGACCAGATGGAGCGGATGCGTGAGTACCTGTCCGCGCTCTGCCGCGGATGGAACGTGCAGCAGGTCAAGGAAATCGTCGCCGAGACACTGCACGACCTGATCGACCCGATCATCTACGACGAGGCCGCGTCCCTCATCGAGGAGCACCACACCGCGGGACGGGACGTCGTCATCGTCTCCACGTCGGGCGCCGAGGTCGTCGAGCCGATCGGTGAACTCCTGGGCGCGGACCGGGTGGTGGCGACCCGGATGGTGGTCGGCGACGACGGCTGCTTCACCGGAGAGGTGGAGTACTACGCGTACGGCCCCACCAAGGCGGTCGCGATCAAGGAGCTCGCGGAGTCCGAGGGGTACGACCTCGACCGCTGCTACGCCTACAGCGACTCGGCGACCGACCTCCCCATGCTCGAGTCCGTGGGGCATCCGCACGCGGTCAACCCCGATCGCGCACTGCGCCGCGAGGCTCTCGCGCGCGGGTGGCCGATTCTCGACTTCCATCGCCCGGTCCCGCTCAAGGAACGGCGCCAGAAGCCGTCCCGGCCCGCGCTTGTCGCGGTGGCGGCGGTGGGTGCCGCGGCGGCCACGGCGGGGCTCGTGTGGTTCGTGAGTCGTCGCCGAACCTCGCGTGCCCGATTCACCCTTGTTTGA
- a CDS encoding type II secretion system F family protein: MSAVGVAAAVCAGSAAWLTVGRDRGLRRARAVLAGGGEAGPGDAAWRRAMARATGRVRHEWWALAGGAAVALLGDSIVPLVLGAAGVPLIRRVRRARDARLEGERRAAAVIALCGALAGEVRAGRQPGEALRAAAGGDLGLADAGAGAGAWLGEARAGVLAAARFGGDVPGALEAAAREPGAQGLLGLAACWRVAVDRGAGLAAGLERLEGALRAERDQRGDLRAQLAGARSTAVMLAGLPVLGLLMGSALGAAPLRVLLHTGPGLGCLAVGGVLEGAGVWWALRIVRGAEER; the protein is encoded by the coding sequence ATGAGTGCGGTGGGGGTGGCGGCGGCCGTGTGCGCGGGGAGCGCGGCCTGGCTGACGGTCGGTCGGGACCGCGGGCTGCGCCGGGCGCGGGCGGTGCTCGCGGGCGGTGGCGAGGCCGGTCCGGGGGATGCGGCGTGGCGGCGGGCGATGGCCCGCGCCACCGGTCGGGTGCGGCACGAGTGGTGGGCTCTGGCAGGCGGGGCGGCGGTCGCGCTGCTCGGGGATTCGATCGTGCCGCTGGTCCTGGGGGCGGCAGGGGTGCCGCTGATACGGCGCGTGCGGCGGGCCAGGGACGCGCGGCTCGAAGGGGAGCGCCGGGCCGCCGCGGTGATCGCCTTGTGCGGGGCGCTCGCGGGGGAGGTGCGGGCGGGACGGCAGCCGGGGGAGGCGTTGAGGGCTGCGGCTGGTGGTGACCTCGGGCTTGCTGATGCCGGGGCCGGGGCCGGGGCCTGGCTCGGGGAGGCGCGGGCCGGGGTCCTTGCGGCGGCGCGGTTCGGCGGGGATGTGCCGGGGGCGCTTGAGGCGGCGGCGCGGGAGCCGGGGGCGCAGGGGCTGCTGGGGCTCGCGGCGTGCTGGCGGGTGGCGGTGGACCGCGGCGCCGGGCTCGCGGCGGGGCTCGAACGGCTGGAGGGCGCGCTGCGGGCGGAGCGGGATCAACGCGGCGATCTGCGGGCCCAGTTGGCCGGTGCGCGGTCGACGGCGGTGATGCTCGCGGGTCTGCCGGTCCTCGGGCTGCTCATGGGGAGCGCGCTCGGTGCGGCGCCGCTGCGGGTGTTGCTGCATACGGGTCCGGGGCTCGGATGTCTGGCGGTGGGCGGGGTGTTGGAGGGCGCCGGCGTGTGGTGGGCGCTGCGGATCGTGCGGGGGGCGGAGGAGCGATGA
- a CDS encoding TadA family conjugal transfer-associated ATPase, with amino-acid sequence MSAVVGAKMLDGVRQWLAESGTEPTPARVAEALRAQGRVLGAAEVLGAAAQLRSELVGAGPLETLLADDSVTDVLVSAPDRVWVDRGGGLELTGVSFKDAAAVRRLAQRLAAVAGRRLDDARPWVDARLPDGTRLHAVLPPVAVGSTCLSLRVVRPRAFTLAELTAAGTVPPGGDRVLRALLDARLSYLISGGTGSGKTTLLSALLGLVGPGERIVLAEDSAELRPDHPHVVRLEARPANQEGAGRVGLDDLVRQALRMRPDRLVVGEVRGAEVVHLLAALNTGHEGGCGTVHANAAGDVPARLEALGTAAGLDRAALHSQLAAALSVVIHLARDRTGRRRIAEVHVLECDPSGLVVTVPALRWGEKEFVRERGGERLDSLLAGGGWSGGG; translated from the coding sequence ATGAGCGCCGTCGTCGGGGCCAAGATGCTGGACGGGGTGCGCCAGTGGCTCGCGGAGAGCGGCACGGAACCGACCCCGGCCCGCGTGGCCGAGGCGCTGCGGGCCCAGGGCAGGGTGCTCGGCGCCGCGGAAGTCCTGGGCGCGGCGGCACAGCTGCGCTCGGAGCTGGTGGGCGCGGGCCCGCTGGAGACACTGCTCGCGGACGACTCGGTGACCGATGTGCTGGTGTCGGCGCCCGACCGGGTGTGGGTGGACCGAGGCGGGGGCCTGGAGCTGACCGGGGTGTCCTTCAAGGACGCGGCGGCGGTGCGGCGGCTCGCACAGCGGCTCGCGGCCGTGGCCGGACGCAGGCTCGACGACGCCAGGCCCTGGGTGGACGCACGGCTCCCGGACGGGACCCGGCTCCACGCGGTGCTGCCCCCGGTCGCCGTCGGCTCGACCTGCCTCTCCTTGCGTGTCGTACGCCCCCGGGCCTTCACCCTCGCGGAACTGACCGCGGCGGGGACGGTGCCGCCGGGCGGGGACCGGGTGCTGCGGGCCCTGCTCGACGCCAGGCTCTCGTACTTGATCAGTGGCGGGACGGGTTCGGGCAAGACGACGCTCCTGAGCGCGCTCCTCGGCCTCGTCGGGCCGGGTGAGCGGATCGTGCTCGCCGAGGACTCGGCGGAGCTGCGCCCCGATCACCCGCACGTGGTGCGACTCGAAGCCAGGCCCGCGAACCAGGAAGGAGCAGGCCGCGTCGGCCTGGACGACCTGGTGCGGCAGGCACTGCGCATGCGTCCCGACCGGCTGGTCGTCGGCGAGGTGCGGGGCGCGGAGGTGGTCCATCTCCTGGCCGCTCTGAACACGGGCCATGAGGGAGGTTGCGGCACGGTCCATGCGAACGCCGCGGGGGACGTGCCGGCCCGCCTGGAGGCGCTGGGGACGGCAGCCGGGCTCGACCGCGCCGCACTGCACAGCCAGTTGGCGGCCGCGCTGTCGGTGGTGATCCATCTCGCACGGGACCGGACGGGGCGGCGGCGGATCGCCGAGGTGCATGTCCTGGAGTGCGATCCGTCCGGCCTTGTGGTGACGGTGCCGGCGCTGCGGTGGGGCGAGAAGGAGTTCGTCCGGGAGCGGGGTGGGGAGCGGCTCGACTCGCTTCTGGCAGGCGGCGGTTGGAGTGGTGGGGGATGA
- a CDS encoding oxidoreductase: MSTTADPLAALGALPGVADSVDSVRKAVDRVYGHRIMRRRSNEITSEAALRGARGSAALSGAEWALEEVRRRSDFSGDDEARTVGAALRLTAEAGQLLSIWRQSPLRVLARLHLVAAAENDEAAGRPRLAGEPVDEPLIELDVPDSDEVAGRLEGLSQLIIAGGSAPALVTAAVVHGELLSLRPFGSHNGLVARAAERIVLVGSGLDPKSVCPAEAGHAEQGRAAYVGALDGYASGTPEGMAAWIAHCGRAVELGVRESTAVCEAMQRGAA, translated from the coding sequence ATGAGTACGACAGCCGATCCGCTCGCGGCCCTGGGCGCACTGCCCGGCGTGGCCGACTCCGTGGACTCCGTGCGCAAGGCCGTGGACCGGGTCTACGGCCACCGGATCATGCGGCGCCGCAGCAACGAGATCACCTCCGAGGCGGCGCTGCGCGGCGCGCGCGGCTCGGCGGCGCTCTCCGGTGCCGAATGGGCGCTCGAAGAAGTGCGCCGACGCAGCGACTTCAGTGGCGACGACGAGGCCCGCACGGTCGGCGCGGCCCTGCGGCTGACCGCGGAGGCCGGCCAACTCCTCTCCATCTGGCGGCAGTCGCCGCTCCGGGTCCTCGCGCGCCTCCACCTGGTCGCCGCCGCGGAGAACGACGAGGCGGCGGGGCGGCCGCGCCTGGCGGGTGAGCCGGTCGACGAGCCGCTGATCGAGCTGGACGTGCCGGACTCCGACGAGGTGGCGGGCCGCCTGGAGGGCCTCTCGCAGCTGATCATCGCGGGCGGCTCGGCGCCGGCCCTCGTGACGGCCGCCGTGGTCCACGGCGAGCTGCTCAGCCTGCGTCCCTTCGGCTCGCACAACGGTCTGGTCGCGCGGGCCGCCGAGCGCATCGTCCTGGTGGGCAGCGGGCTCGACCCGAAGTCGGTCTGCCCGGCCGAGGCGGGGCACGCGGAACAGGGGCGGGCGGCGTACGTGGGGGCGCTCGACGGCTACGCGTCCGGGACGCCCGAAGGAATGGCCGCCTGGATCGCCCACTGCGGGCGTGCGGTCGAACTGGGGGTCAGGGAGTCGACGGCGGTCTGCGAGGCCATGCAGCGCGGCGCGGCCTGA
- a CDS encoding ATP-binding protein translates to MKIAFVGKGGSGKTTLSSLFIRHLAATGAPVLAVDADINQHLGPALGLDEAVAAELPAMGARLPLIKDYLRGSNPRISSADTMIKTTPPGEGSRILRVREDNPVYDACARPVELDDAAVRLMVTGPFTEADLGVACYHSKTGAVELLLNHLVDGRDEYAVVDMTAGSDSFASGMFTRFDMTFLVAEPTRKGVSVYRQYREYARDFGIDLKVVGNKVQGQDDIDFLREQVGDDLLVTVGHSDWVRAMEKGRPPRFELLEDDNRRSLQALQDAVDTAYERRDWDRYTRQMVHFHLKNAQSWGNERTGADLAAQVDPDFVLRESQPQRA, encoded by the coding sequence ATGAAGATCGCTTTCGTAGGGAAGGGCGGCAGCGGCAAGACCACGCTGTCCTCGCTCTTCATCCGACACCTCGCCGCCACCGGAGCACCGGTCCTCGCGGTGGACGCCGACATCAACCAGCACCTGGGCCCCGCGCTCGGCCTCGACGAGGCGGTCGCCGCCGAGCTGCCCGCCATGGGCGCGCGCCTGCCCCTCATCAAGGACTACCTGCGGGGCTCCAATCCGCGGATCTCCTCCGCCGACACGATGATCAAGACGACGCCGCCCGGGGAGGGTTCGCGGATCCTGCGGGTGCGCGAGGACAACCCCGTGTACGACGCGTGCGCGCGGCCGGTGGAACTCGACGACGCAGCCGTGCGTTTGATGGTCACAGGGCCGTTCACCGAAGCCGACCTCGGTGTCGCCTGCTACCACTCCAAGACGGGGGCGGTGGAGCTGCTCCTGAACCACCTGGTCGACGGGCGCGACGAGTACGCGGTCGTCGACATGACCGCCGGTTCGGACTCCTTCGCGTCCGGCATGTTCACCCGCTTCGACATGACGTTCCTGGTGGCCGAGCCGACCCGGAAGGGGGTCTCCGTCTATCGCCAGTACAGGGAATACGCACGGGACTTCGGCATCGACCTCAAGGTCGTCGGCAACAAGGTGCAGGGCCAGGACGACATCGACTTCCTGCGCGAGCAGGTGGGCGACGACCTCCTGGTGACGGTCGGGCACTCGGACTGGGTGCGCGCCATGGAGAAGGGCCGCCCGCCCCGGTTCGAACTCCTGGAGGACGACAACCGCCGTTCCCTGCAAGCACTTCAGGACGCCGTCGACACCGCGTACGAACGCAGGGACTGGGACCGCTACACCCGCCAGATGGTCCACTTCCACCTGAAGAACGCGCAGAGCTGGGGCAACGAACGAACGGGTGCCGACCTGGCGGCCCAGGTCGACCCCGACTTCGTGCTGCGCGAGTCGCAGCCTCAGCGCGCCTGA
- a CDS encoding DUF4244 domain-containing protein, with the protein MGVEMWGQLCARALRCRARAVRRDTGMVTSEYAMGLIAAVGFAGLLYKVVTSGQVRAALQAVVEKALDVQF; encoded by the coding sequence ATGGGGGTTGAGATGTGGGGACAGCTGTGTGCGCGGGCGTTGCGGTGCAGGGCGCGTGCGGTGCGGAGGGACACGGGGATGGTCACTTCGGAGTACGCGATGGGTCTCATCGCGGCGGTGGGGTTTGCCGGACTGCTCTACAAGGTGGTGACGAGCGGGCAGGTCAGGGCGGCGCTGCAGGCGGTCGTGGAGAAGGCGCTCGATGTCCAGTTCTGA